In Mycobacterium stomatepiae, the following are encoded in one genomic region:
- a CDS encoding acyl-CoA dehydrogenase family protein → MSEFARELTDLIRNLAADAGDAGSVWGQVCELGLAGIGMPEDKGGSGGSLADLVVVVRELARAGLSTPIVEASTTSYSADAAVAGESFDTIVVAPDLDVPSKAVTANFIQVPFADRADGLVIVTASSVVSVRLAGESVTVEPGHDIAGLPDARVSLAGASVAHLSGGPGAAQVLNRLALARSASLLGTAWGAYELTRKYVTEREQFGAPLVKIPAVSTALAQMAVRTRFAQSALDRATAACADVHTPETRRFGAVSAARITAATAATLVARTSHQLHGAVGITAEYGLHRYTSKLWALRDADQSEFAYSRRLGARVRDEGEIELWESISA, encoded by the coding sequence ATGAGTGAATTCGCCCGCGAATTGACGGATCTCATCAGGAACCTCGCAGCCGACGCCGGGGATGCGGGCTCGGTATGGGGCCAGGTGTGCGAGCTCGGCCTCGCCGGAATCGGAATGCCCGAAGACAAAGGCGGTTCGGGCGGTAGCCTGGCCGACCTGGTGGTCGTCGTTCGGGAGTTGGCACGCGCCGGGCTGAGTACCCCGATCGTCGAGGCGTCGACGACCTCGTATTCCGCGGACGCGGCGGTGGCCGGTGAGAGTTTCGACACGATCGTCGTAGCTCCGGACCTGGATGTCCCGTCAAAAGCCGTCACCGCCAACTTTATTCAAGTCCCCTTCGCCGACCGGGCCGACGGGCTGGTGATCGTGACCGCATCCTCGGTGGTGAGCGTACGGCTGGCGGGGGAATCGGTCACCGTAGAGCCCGGCCACGACATCGCCGGGCTGCCCGACGCGCGGGTGAGCCTGGCCGGCGCGTCCGTCGCACATCTATCAGGCGGACCCGGCGCCGCGCAGGTCCTCAACCGACTGGCGCTCGCACGGTCGGCCTCCCTGCTCGGGACTGCTTGGGGGGCTTACGAACTCACCCGTAAGTATGTGACAGAGCGCGAGCAGTTCGGTGCGCCGCTGGTGAAGATCCCCGCCGTGTCGACCGCGCTGGCGCAAATGGCCGTGCGTACCAGGTTCGCCCAGTCGGCGCTCGACCGGGCAACGGCGGCATGCGCGGATGTTCACACACCCGAGACACGCAGGTTCGGCGCGGTGTCGGCGGCTCGCATCACCGCGGCCACCGCGGCGACCCTGGTGGCACGGACCTCGCACCAACTGCACGGGGCAGTGGGCATCACCGCCGAGTACGGCCTGCATCGCTACACCAGCAAGTTGTGGGCACTGCGAGACGCCGACCAGTCGGAATTCGCCTACAGCCGCCGACTCGGGGCACGGGTGCGAGACGAAGGCGAAATTGAGCTGTGGGAAAGCATCTCGGCATGA